Proteins encoded in a region of the Populus alba chromosome 13, ASM523922v2, whole genome shotgun sequence genome:
- the LOC118040627 gene encoding uncharacterized protein isoform X1: MSVTEFAMVEELAFLVKDNLRCKHLVLSMEETFLNFLQDDSSHSDGILELQPMDAYSRLLLHRLADIFGFSHVSIGEGDDRHLILERCPETSIPSILVSDILFQFDEPHTSTTSHQLLRRKDAPPVLPATSPPHNAFREREVAYFAARDRIFSRDVGEMREPIKEKPQKVLVVAHRMIAHALGQNTSLRNQGAAVRDGTGHRVKTKEQHVQEKGKIEPSSSSEAFQGIAFLPDKNINSFGTAKSNNHGSCASSQGQRNSHQVLVERGGTCNISKSQNLIGRNGTKDYSKAEHVGAAKRMFAHALGRHLGDHTTNSDRKRVDD; this comes from the exons atgagcGTGACTGAGTTTGCTAtg GTAGAGGAATTGGCTTTTCTGGTGAAGGATAATCTTCGTTGCAAACATCTTGTCTTGTCAATGGAAGAAACCTTTCTTAATTTCCTTCAAGATGACAG TTCCCACTCCGATGGTATCTTGGAGCTCCAACCAATGGATGCATATAGTCGTCTTCTTTTGCATCGCCTTGCTGATATATttgg gTTTTCTCATGTATCTATTGGCGAGGGAGATGATCGTCACTTGATTTTAGAGCGGTGCCCGGAGACATCAAT ACCCTCCATCCTTGTTAGTGACATCCTATTCCAATTTGATGAACCTCACACTTCGACAACATCACATCAATTACTGAGGAGAAAAGATGCTCCCCCAG TGTTGCCGGCAACATCACCTCCTCATAATGCATTTAGGGAGAGAGAAGTAGCTTATTTTGCTGCTCGGGACCGTATTTTTTCAAGGGATGTGGGAGAAATGAGAGAACCCATCAAGGAGAAGCCACAGAAGGTACTTGTGGTTGCCCATCGAATGATAGCTCATGCTTTGGGTCAAAACACAAGTCTGCGGAACCAAGGTGCTGCTGTTAGGGATGGCACAGGACATAGAGTGAAAACCAAAGAACAGCATGTCCAAGAAAAGGGCAAAATCGAACCTAGTTCTAGCTCAGAAGCTTTTCAAGGGATTGCTTTCCTGCCTGACAAAAATATCAATTCGTTCGGTACAGCAAAGAGCAATAATCATGGATCTTGTGCTTCATCACAAGGTCAGAGGAATTCGCACCAAGTGCTGGTGGAAAGAGGCGGCACTTGTAATATCAGCAAATCTCAGAATCTAATAGGTAGAAATGGTACCAAGGACTACTCAAAAGCGGAACACGTGGGAGCTGCAAAGAGGATGTTTGCTCATGCATTGGGACGACACTTGGGCGATCATACAACAAACAGTGACAGAAAGCGAGTTGATGACTGA
- the LOC118040627 gene encoding uncharacterized protein isoform X2 — protein MTVPTPMVSWSSNQWMHIVVFFCIALLIYLGFIFCVRFSHVSIGEGDDRHLILERCPETSIPSILVSDILFQFDEPHTSTTSHQLLRRKDAPPVLPATSPPHNAFREREVAYFAARDRIFSRDVGEMREPIKEKPQKVLVVAHRMIAHALGQNTSLRNQGAAVRDGTGHRVKTKEQHVQEKGKIEPSSSSEAFQGIAFLPDKNINSFGTAKSNNHGSCASSQGQRNSHQVLVERGGTCNISKSQNLIGRNGTKDYSKAEHVGAAKRMFAHALGRHLGDHTTNSDRKRVDD, from the exons ATGACAG TTCCCACTCCGATGGTATCTTGGAGCTCCAACCAATGGATGCATATAGTCGTCTTCTTTTGCATCGCCTTGCTGATATATttgg ggtttattttttgtgttaggTTTTCTCATGTATCTATTGGCGAGGGAGATGATCGTCACTTGATTTTAGAGCGGTGCCCGGAGACATCAAT ACCCTCCATCCTTGTTAGTGACATCCTATTCCAATTTGATGAACCTCACACTTCGACAACATCACATCAATTACTGAGGAGAAAAGATGCTCCCCCAG TGTTGCCGGCAACATCACCTCCTCATAATGCATTTAGGGAGAGAGAAGTAGCTTATTTTGCTGCTCGGGACCGTATTTTTTCAAGGGATGTGGGAGAAATGAGAGAACCCATCAAGGAGAAGCCACAGAAGGTACTTGTGGTTGCCCATCGAATGATAGCTCATGCTTTGGGTCAAAACACAAGTCTGCGGAACCAAGGTGCTGCTGTTAGGGATGGCACAGGACATAGAGTGAAAACCAAAGAACAGCATGTCCAAGAAAAGGGCAAAATCGAACCTAGTTCTAGCTCAGAAGCTTTTCAAGGGATTGCTTTCCTGCCTGACAAAAATATCAATTCGTTCGGTACAGCAAAGAGCAATAATCATGGATCTTGTGCTTCATCACAAGGTCAGAGGAATTCGCACCAAGTGCTGGTGGAAAGAGGCGGCACTTGTAATATCAGCAAATCTCAGAATCTAATAGGTAGAAATGGTACCAAGGACTACTCAAAAGCGGAACACGTGGGAGCTGCAAAGAGGATGTTTGCTCATGCATTGGGACGACACTTGGGCGATCATACAACAAACAGTGACAGAAAGCGAGTTGATGACTGA
- the LOC118040624 gene encoding uncharacterized protein isoform X2, with protein MTTTSIKCPSKSIIYNTSRCACPTGQFLNSTTNSCSYFWGRSAIYTDTGVELDNSFGFSFPETIFSFDSIKKFTQSQAVFLEATLVMVASWLLFCFFLRFTKLEHHGTHNKWFRIRWWISRLDICFATRHWLDDRKVVVKRKTELGGAFSIASWMLFIGLFATLLYQIISKRTIEVHNVRATNAPDLASFTNNMEFNITTVSSMSCSNLQGLGTLVTGNPGFIDHRVAPLTDFVNYTCRNTTVGFQFNLSAKDHADKKHVSFVSGTLKSGSTFDDRPVTFRGKDSNILKFNLFPRIYHNLHDLRLIQPLFHEFLPGSFFGETSQLQASLETSSDGLINTTLSISYLSSYIVEIESQNIMGPVSFLADLGGLYCISIGIFFYFLVQCEYRVKRLRNEDVTMRQIRNRLKAREHWDKLRKYVMYTWGCNTLDNDYKSTKQGSICTGFMIPSICGNGSLHGNKSSRKKLQNREDSVSFNRKVSIPSEKNSIAEHTFTQGVKPFIAESVLNSEERLLDSREEHPPKGEVLISSNDRKQHSVGFYEGGASKPQAYSCEDDDVIPIPPPLEFNAGSEVEMSDILKNLHRLHDYNVMLREKFLANQSLLHALASKSTSLTNG; from the exons ATGACGACGACGAGTATTAAATGTCCGAGCAAGTCAATAATCTACAACACGAGCAGGTGCGCGTGTCCGACGGGGCAGTTTCTGAACAGCACAACAAACAGCTGCTCGTATTTCTGGGGACGGTCTGCCATATACACGGACACGGGTGTGGAGTTGGACAACAGCTTCGGCTTTTCGTTTCCAGAAACCATTTTCTCATTTGATTCCATCAAGAAATTCACTCAGTCTCAGGCTGTTTTCTTGGAGGCGACACTTGTGATGGTTGCTTCTTGGCTTttgttttgcttcttcttgAGGTTTACTAAGCTTGAACATCATGGAACCCACAACAAATGGTTCCGTATTAGGTGGTGGATTAGTCGCCTGGACATTTGCTTTGCTACCCGGCATTGGCTG gaTGATCGAAAGGTGGTTGTAAAGCGGAAAACAGAACTTGGTGGAGCCTTCTCAATAGCAAGTTGGATGCTTTTCATCGGGTTGTTTGCTAC CCTGCTTTACCAGATCATATCAAAGAGAACAATTGAGGTGCATAATGTGAGAGCAACAAATGCACCCGATTTGGCTTCCTTCACTAATAACATGGAATTTAATATAACCACTGTATCCAGTATGAGCTGTTCAAACTTGCAAGGACTTGGTACCTTAGTTACCGGGAATCCAGGTTTTATTGATCACAGAGTTGCCCCCCTTACTGACTTTGTGAACTACACATGCCGAAACACAA CTGTTGGTTTTCAGTTCAACCTTAGTGCAAAAGATCATGCTGACAAGAAACATGTGAGTTTTGTTAGCGGCACACTAAAGAGTGGAAGCACTTTTGATGATAGACCAGTTACATTCAGGGGAAAGGATTCAAACATACTGAAATTTAATCTGTTTCCTCGAATATACCATAACCTACATGATCTAAGGCTTATCCAACCCCTGTTTCATGAGTTTCTTCCGGGTTCGTTCTTTGGGGAGACAAGTCAGCTCCAAGCTTCCCTTGAAACTTCTAGTGATGGACTAATCAACACTACTCTCTCAATTAGTTACCTATCATCATATATAGTTGAGATCGAAAGCCAAAACATAATGGGCCCTG TAAGCTTCTTAGCGGATCTTGGTGGCCTATATTGCATAAGTATTGgtatatttttctactttttggTGCAA TGTGAATACAGAGTAAAAAGACTTCGGAATGAAGATGTCACTATGCGACAGATAAGAAATCGGTTAAAAGCTCGAGAACACTGGGACAAG TTGAGGAAATATGTAATGTACACATGGGGTTGCAATACATTGGATAACGACTACAAAAGCACTAAACAAGGATCAATTTGTACTGGCTTCATGATTCCCTCTATTTGTGGAAATGGATCACTGCATGGAAATAAATCATCTAGGAAGAAATTGCAAAATAGAGAGGACAGTGTCTCGTTCAACAGGAAAGTCAGCATACCCAGTGAAAAG AATTCCATTGCAGAACATACTTTTACCCAGGGAGTAAAACCTTTTATAGCAGAATCTGTGTTGAACTCAGAAGAGAGATTGTTGGATTCCAGGGAAGAGCAT CCTCCCAAAGGAGAAGTGCTTATCTCTTCAAATGATAGGAAACAGCATTCAGTTGGTTTCTATGAGGGAGGTGCTTCTAAGCCTCAAGCATATTCTTGTGAAGATGATGATGTCATCCCCATTCCACCTCCTCTAG AATTCAATGCTGGATCTGAAGTAGAGATGTCTGATATCCTGAAGAATCTCCATCGTTTGCATGACTACAATGTTATGCTGAGAGAAAAATTTCTCGCCAACCAATCTTTACTACACGCTTTAGCATCCAAGTCAACTTCATTAACCAATGGCTGA
- the LOC118040624 gene encoding uncharacterized protein isoform X1, which translates to MTTTSIKCPSKSIIYNTSRCACPTGQFLNSTTNSCSYFWGRSAIYTDTGVELDNSFGFSFPETIFSFDSIKKFTQSQAVFLEATLVMVASWLLFCFFLRFTKLEHHGTHNKWFRIRWWISRLDICFATRHWLDDRKVVVKRKTELGGAFSIASWMLFIGLFATLLYQIISKRTIEVHNVRATNAPDLASFTNNMEFNITTVSSMSCSNLQGLGTLVTGNPGFIDHRVAPLTDFVNYTCRNTSMGPTLTFKCSKCHLNRDYMYISWQFVDLPSTPATAVGFQFNLSAKDHADKKHVSFVSGTLKSGSTFDDRPVTFRGKDSNILKFNLFPRIYHNLHDLRLIQPLFHEFLPGSFFGETSQLQASLETSSDGLINTTLSISYLSSYIVEIESQNIMGPVSFLADLGGLYCISIGIFFYFLVQCEYRVKRLRNEDVTMRQIRNRLKAREHWDKLRKYVMYTWGCNTLDNDYKSTKQGSICTGFMIPSICGNGSLHGNKSSRKKLQNREDSVSFNRKVSIPSEKNSIAEHTFTQGVKPFIAESVLNSEERLLDSREEHPPKGEVLISSNDRKQHSVGFYEGGASKPQAYSCEDDDVIPIPPPLEFNAGSEVEMSDILKNLHRLHDYNVMLREKFLANQSLLHALASKSTSLTNG; encoded by the exons ATGACGACGACGAGTATTAAATGTCCGAGCAAGTCAATAATCTACAACACGAGCAGGTGCGCGTGTCCGACGGGGCAGTTTCTGAACAGCACAACAAACAGCTGCTCGTATTTCTGGGGACGGTCTGCCATATACACGGACACGGGTGTGGAGTTGGACAACAGCTTCGGCTTTTCGTTTCCAGAAACCATTTTCTCATTTGATTCCATCAAGAAATTCACTCAGTCTCAGGCTGTTTTCTTGGAGGCGACACTTGTGATGGTTGCTTCTTGGCTTttgttttgcttcttcttgAGGTTTACTAAGCTTGAACATCATGGAACCCACAACAAATGGTTCCGTATTAGGTGGTGGATTAGTCGCCTGGACATTTGCTTTGCTACCCGGCATTGGCTG gaTGATCGAAAGGTGGTTGTAAAGCGGAAAACAGAACTTGGTGGAGCCTTCTCAATAGCAAGTTGGATGCTTTTCATCGGGTTGTTTGCTAC CCTGCTTTACCAGATCATATCAAAGAGAACAATTGAGGTGCATAATGTGAGAGCAACAAATGCACCCGATTTGGCTTCCTTCACTAATAACATGGAATTTAATATAACCACTGTATCCAGTATGAGCTGTTCAAACTTGCAAGGACTTGGTACCTTAGTTACCGGGAATCCAGGTTTTATTGATCACAGAGTTGCCCCCCTTACTGACTTTGTGAACTACACATGCCGAAACACAAGTATGGGCCCAACTCTCACTTTTAAGTGTAGCAAGTGCCACTTGAATAGAGATTATATGTATATTTCGTGGCAGTTTGTTGATCTTCCAAGTACTCCTGCAACAGCTGTTGGTTTTCAGTTCAACCTTAGTGCAAAAGATCATGCTGACAAGAAACATGTGAGTTTTGTTAGCGGCACACTAAAGAGTGGAAGCACTTTTGATGATAGACCAGTTACATTCAGGGGAAAGGATTCAAACATACTGAAATTTAATCTGTTTCCTCGAATATACCATAACCTACATGATCTAAGGCTTATCCAACCCCTGTTTCATGAGTTTCTTCCGGGTTCGTTCTTTGGGGAGACAAGTCAGCTCCAAGCTTCCCTTGAAACTTCTAGTGATGGACTAATCAACACTACTCTCTCAATTAGTTACCTATCATCATATATAGTTGAGATCGAAAGCCAAAACATAATGGGCCCTG TAAGCTTCTTAGCGGATCTTGGTGGCCTATATTGCATAAGTATTGgtatatttttctactttttggTGCAA TGTGAATACAGAGTAAAAAGACTTCGGAATGAAGATGTCACTATGCGACAGATAAGAAATCGGTTAAAAGCTCGAGAACACTGGGACAAG TTGAGGAAATATGTAATGTACACATGGGGTTGCAATACATTGGATAACGACTACAAAAGCACTAAACAAGGATCAATTTGTACTGGCTTCATGATTCCCTCTATTTGTGGAAATGGATCACTGCATGGAAATAAATCATCTAGGAAGAAATTGCAAAATAGAGAGGACAGTGTCTCGTTCAACAGGAAAGTCAGCATACCCAGTGAAAAG AATTCCATTGCAGAACATACTTTTACCCAGGGAGTAAAACCTTTTATAGCAGAATCTGTGTTGAACTCAGAAGAGAGATTGTTGGATTCCAGGGAAGAGCAT CCTCCCAAAGGAGAAGTGCTTATCTCTTCAAATGATAGGAAACAGCATTCAGTTGGTTTCTATGAGGGAGGTGCTTCTAAGCCTCAAGCATATTCTTGTGAAGATGATGATGTCATCCCCATTCCACCTCCTCTAG AATTCAATGCTGGATCTGAAGTAGAGATGTCTGATATCCTGAAGAATCTCCATCGTTTGCATGACTACAATGTTATGCTGAGAGAAAAATTTCTCGCCAACCAATCTTTACTACACGCTTTAGCATCCAAGTCAACTTCATTAACCAATGGCTGA